The proteins below come from a single Streptomyces tubercidicus genomic window:
- the rplU gene encoding 50S ribosomal protein L21 — translation MYAIVRTGGRQQKVAVGDVIEVDRISTSKVGDTVELSTLLVVDGDSVTSDPWVLAGVKVQGEVVDHHKGDKIRIQKYKNKTGYKKRIGHRQLHTALKITGIDAPAK, via the coding sequence GTGTACGCGATCGTGCGCACCGGCGGACGCCAGCAGAAGGTTGCTGTTGGCGACGTCATCGAGGTTGACCGCATTTCCACCAGCAAGGTCGGCGACACCGTCGAGCTCTCCACGCTGCTGGTTGTGGACGGCGACTCGGTCACCAGCGACCCGTGGGTCCTGGCCGGCGTGAAGGTCCAGGGCGAGGTCGTGGACCACCACAAGGGCGACAAGATCCGGATCCAGAAGTACAAGAACAAGACCGGTTACAAGAAGCGGATCGGCCACCGCCAGCTCCACACGGCGCTGAAGATCACCGGCATCGACGCTCCGGCGAAGTAA